The following nucleotide sequence is from Salvia miltiorrhiza cultivar Shanhuang (shh) chromosome 7, IMPLAD_Smil_shh, whole genome shotgun sequence.
TTAAGGTTTTCATTGAACTTGAATCGGATGCCTGATTTAGTTTTCATGCTTTGGTTTCAAATTGATTGATGGTTATGAGTATGATCGTTTGTTTAAAGCTCTAGATTAAAACCCTAGTTGATAGGTTTAATGTTCAATCGCCATGTTTTTAGTTCTTATATGTTTTCTACATTAGTTAATATTTGTTGCTTCCTTCTGTTTACGTCTTGGTGATTAGCGAGCGAGTTAGtgacagacccaattacccgattagagtgtttaggtttcctttccGTTTCTTGTGAGTGATACaatcgaagccctgctaagccttccgtgtgagacgacttgagtcaccttaccgccctaggacgacctcgtataaattcgagtccatccgttaggtgtttttggatgagtcagtgGTTGctcaacttttattttaaatgtcAAGCATTATAAGTTGGCTTTTGTTATTTGTGGCAGACTCATTTAAACCGTTATATATGATACCTTTAAGGGCACTAGCATTTTGTGCATAATAAACCCCATGTGTGGCATCTACTTTTGTTTGTTTACATACTCCTTAATAACTGTTGGCCTAGGGCAATTTATagatggtttaaatatttttgggTTCCTTACTTTTGCGACAAATAAAAGATTAATGTTGCATCCTTCATTATgttaatgatttatttttttacccaTTAAGTGATTTGGAGGAGGAGTCATTCGAAGACGAGGATGAAGTGATGGACtactatattaatttttatgagtTATTAAAATTCTATTTCGTATCTTTTTTTAACAAGtactttgtcattttttattcgCAGTCTATATTATTTAACGTACGAATTCTAAAATTATGATTGGAAATGATTCCTATTGGCTAAATAATCATTATTGACAATGCAGTTAGTTTTTCAACTACATTTGAAGCAAACAAAAATACATGCGCTATTGATCATCAATAAAGCCTCATAATGCTTCAAAACACATGTGACAAACAAGATACACAAGGTTATGTATTACAATCATTTAAACGAACAATTGTTGCATGCTTATGATCCGAATATCACCATCATTGAAGAAATCATCTATTTCGTTACTATTTGTTTAATATATAAccatttttttaatcataattttaaACTAATAAACTGTATAATATCTTTATTATTTAGCAGACGCAAGATACCTATCATGGTTTCCTCAACAAAGGTCATGTGATATTTCAACAAAAAGGAATAGAGTTCAACGTGATGCAAGTTACTTATACAGTGGTATATATAGGTACATAGTAAACAAGTGTATTTGTAGTAACAATCTTCTAATATTACTTTGCTattgattatatattattatacatTATAATAACtcgttaattattttaaatagacACGAAATACTCATCCTACATTGATAGACAGAGAAAACGTCAAGTGATagcaagaaaaagaaatttaccTCTACGAAATGCCATTGTTCTACAGCCTCATACAAGTATGTTGTAGATACATTCTAAagcatattttatatattttaacatTATAAACTTCATCTACAAATTTTTTGATAACATTATATAACACATGTTTAAATAATCTTCCACGTAGATTGATGTGCTCGATAATTTCATCCCTTAATTATGGGGAGAATAATTCACTTGCAGTGTGTGATAAatcaagagagagagacgaaaaTAGTTGAAAACGGGAGAAAAGTATTGTATTGAGTATTCTTAGTAGCGCGTGTTTACAATAGCAAGCATATCTCATATTTATAGACGTTTACAACGAGGGCAAATGGGTAATTTCACGTCTGATAGTGACCCCGGTAGTTAGGTAAAATCATCAAGTTTGTCAGTGGCCGGTGTGCCTTCAGGCCTTCCCAGCGCTGCTTCGGGTCCTCCAGCCCTGAGGCCTTCTTCGTAGATCAACCAGCCCTGCATAGATCCGCGGGTTACTCATTCGTTGCTTTATTTCAAATCTGTCCCTCATTCCGCCCTCCTCTTCTCAGCCCTGACACCCTTAATGGTGAAATCCTCCAAAAATGGCCCTGAAGCTTCTGCTCTTCCTGTTCTCTCCCAAAAAACACTGTTCAAGCTCTTCTCCCCACTTCTGTTGTCAGCGCTGATGACTCCCATGCTGTAATGTTTGCCTtacgcatattttactcctcatcatagATGTTATGGCTCCAACAAAGAAACGAAGATGTTATGGCTCCATTATATAAAGTTCATATACAAAAAATTTGATAACATTATATAACACATGTTTAAATAATCTTCCACGTAGATGTTATGGCTCTAACTAAGAAACTAAGGTTAAGGAAAAACCGGAGTTCTCCAAAAAAAATCGGTATGCATCTATCACAACTATAAGAtttttgatatatattttgTCCATTAGATTgatttatacataaaaatatttgtttttaaaGTTATTTAGATTTCTTATGGTAACCCGTTGTTACTTATATGTTAACATAATATTTTGATGTCGGTGATCCaatttgttgggaacttaatgaaatatcctatccCTAGTTTTGATCATACCAAAATCTTTAAGGtttttttgtaatagactagaatcttttgaactcaactgttagagTTCGCTTTCTAGTTTAACTaatgttctgaagactgaagaccggaggattaaagactgaagactgaagaacccAACTGAAGGTGCATTTAAAGGCAGAAGTCAAATACCGAAGTTTAACTTAAGTGAAAATTAGTTATGACTGATTTTTCtaatgctggctacgtggaattagcggactgatactaaagttaagtatcagttgacattcttcctcggactgaacctccaacattATAAAGGAAGCTTCGCACctccaagtacagccgcattaaatgcagagatattgcGGATCGTTCTTTCTCTGCACagccttcctttttggtgattacttttcagaTGGACTCTACCTCCTGCATCTGAGAAGACCTCTCTCACCAAatcaaggaacctcgaagattgaagcctcagcccagaTTTGAATctcacaacggatgaattcttgaagaccatctccaccaacggatctattcaatgcctctcctataaataccgcTCGAGGAttacttcaatcttcactgattcaaaAGCTCAAGCTGAAATGCTGCCAAAATCGCACCTCAGCCATTCCTAAGCtattcatcaaatttgaatcgaagaagagaatcaaccaagccaaaatcagtttactgattatccacattctcttagaacaattaggcatttACTCTGTTTCATCCTAAGCCTAAGTTCAGATTACTAAAGAGCCTGTTCTTcgtaatctagttggtacttCGAACCTCCTTTTCAATTGTctgaaaagagtgtttgagttgtgtggagttcagaccagtgttctgactacaagagatcttagtgcccagtgcgcgctaagtgtgtttgagaaatccaacctagTGTGTTGGTGTTGAAGCGTGCTgtttcagttcaaggtttgctgtgcacccgtatgCACAAGCGAAGAGTGTttgtcagtctgatcaactgactgtggatgtaggaatttgtttcgaaccacgtaaaaatccatttgccatttatcgctttcagttttatattcttacaTGTGCTCAACTAATCTTAACTGAAAACTAATTAATTGCAAAGTAAAACTCTAACTGACAACGTGCTCTAAAAGGCTTTTTCAAAAGACAAAGTTTtctgctgcgtgtgttattagtctaactgataaatcttcggatagtcagtaagattcataacacttctctgATCAATCCAAGACTGAAGCTCATTgagtgtatcagttaaagtctcggacttaactgatatctttactgaagtgtttcagtatcagtcttcaatcttTCCTTAACTGATTCATCTTTTCTGTGTTCCAGTATCAGTTAACTGCTGAAAGATTGTATTGagtctatttttgaaaaatagtctaataggtgtattccccccatacacctatccTAGACCTTCTGGGACCCAACACAATTTATAAGTGTGAGTATTGTAAGGCACATATTTGGCGTGGAGAGAATGTAGAGCAGAACAAATCATCAaccccaaaattttatttatgttgtttgaAAGGTAGAGTCGTCCTCCTACTCCTGCAAAACCCACCTCAGTTGTTGAGCGATCTTTTGGAAAATAACACCACAAGAGCAAGAAATTTATCGAGGATATTCGTGCTTACAACATGACATTCTCATTTACTTCGATGAATGAAAAATTGGACTATTCTATTAACAAAGGTGCAAGCCCTTATACATATCGTTTGGGAGGTCAAAATTTACATCACATTGGTAGTTTGTTGCCACTGGAAGGGCGCACTCCCAAATTCTCCCAACTATATATTTTTGAACCAGATTGTGAAATAGAACATCATAAGAATGCTGTGAGGTTAGTCTTACACTAAAATttctaaatataaatctatCAATATTTTAGGTTTagttattttaattattcaataaatattaGGTTAAGGTTAAGACATAAATTATGCTGATTTGTTGCGTCTATTTTGTTGGTGGCTAAAATCTTTCCTCGATttgttataataatttattggtTTATCGTCGATTtgttataaatatatgttgCTATATTAAGATGATTTCATCAATTCAAAATCTAAAGCAAATGATTTCATCAGTTGTTgcttttataatatttttattatgtaaTCTTTCCAtacttatttaaaattttgttgaATTTAAATAAACGATTGTTTTTTTAACATGTTTATATCAATATATTCAATTGTGCTTGATCTAAAACAAATGATTGACAACAACAGTCCTTATGCCAAGATTTATCGAATGGCTGCTGATCATATCTCACACAATACATCTCTTGATTTGAAAATTCAACTGATAGGAAAGAGATTAAAGGATGGTCGAACATACAAGAGAGATGTAATTGTCGAGAAGAGGTGCGGAAAACTTCAGCGCATCAATGAATTCCATCATTCTTACCTTTCATTGCAGTATCCGCTTATATTCATTTAGGGTGAAGATGGATACTATCTAGATATTCCACATGCCGAATTTGACACAAGCAAGAGAAATAGACTCACCTTGCATGGTAAATTCGGAAGCAAGAGAGTTTTTAGCATTTCGGATGCAAAACAGAGAGAATGAGGGACAACAACTTCTCCTTACAAGACGTTTAATCCAATAATTTATTGTTGACGGATACAAAATGATGGAAACACAAAGGTTAAAATGGTTTCATCACAATCAGCCAGCCCTTAGGTCCGACAGATATGGTAACCTAAGAGATTCTAAGATCAGAGGAAATGACAACAGTTCATTTGTTGGTAAACCAATCATACTACCGTCATCGTTCACCGGAGGAAAGCGGTATATGATAGAAAATTACCAAGATGCCATGGCTATCTGCAGGTGGACTGGATATCCGTGGTTGTTCATCACTTTTACCTGCAACCCAAAATGGCCAGAATTCACAAGGTTTACTGTTAAAACAGGACTACAACCAGAAGATAGGCCAGATATATCAGTTCGAGTATTTAAAATGAAACTTCAAGAACTAATAACTGATTTGAAGCAGGGGAAAGTGTTTGGTGAACACACTGCACGTAagctccttttattattttataatatgatGTAGTCTTCATACGTTGACTTAACTTAGATTGTGACGGTTATCTTTATTTTCATATAGTAGTCTCGACCATTGAATTTCAAAAACGAGGTCTTCCCCATGCTCACATTGTTCTTTTTATAAAGCGTGAGTCTCAACGTTACCTGTTGGATAACATAGACGATTTTATAAGAGCAGAGCTGCCAAGTAAAGAAGACAACCCCGAACTATATGAAGCTATCTCTGAATGCATGATTCACTGTCCTTACGGAGCAGAAAGACCAAACTCACCTTGCATGGTAAATTCAAAATGTTCAAAGGGATTTCCAAAGAATTACAGTAGTTGTACAAAAGTTGATGATAATGGTTACCCAGTCTACATGAGGAGAGACATAGGCATCACTGTGGACAAAAATAGAGTGTCACTTGATAATAGGTATGCGGTTCCATATAATGTGTTTCTAATTATGAAGTATCGAGCCCACATCAATGTTGAGTACTGCAATCAGAGACAGTCTGTGAAATATCTGTTCAAGTACATCAGTAAGGGAAGTGATAGGATGGGAGCTAGAATAACTGATCAAAATAATGATGAAATTAGTGAGTACGTTGATTGTAGATAAATTTATGCTTGTGAGGCTATGTGGAGAATATTTGAATTCGCAATTCACCATCGTACTCCACATGTTAAACGTTTATATTTTCATTTGGAAGGAGAGCAGAcatttgtctttagaaatgaCGATTGCATAGATAATATTCTCGACAAAAATACTATTGCAGAACCACAATTTCTGAAGTGGATggaatataataaaaatgacATGGAAGCTCGACAATGGTTGTACAGTGAGTTCCCTTAGCATTACGTATCGGAAGCagataaaagaaaatggaagaaaagAGACATGAGGTGTTGCCGTGGGACGCATCTTCCATGTTCGTCCGTCTGCCGGTGATATGTACAATCTTAGAATGCTATTGAATCATGTCAGAGGTGCAACGTGTTATAATGATTTTCAAATGGTGAATGGATATTTGAAAGAAAGTTACAAAGAAGCATGTTACGCAATGGGTTTGTTAGATGACGATAAAGAGTACATCGATGGAATTGTAGAGGCAAGCTCCTTGGGGACAGGAGATTACCTAAGACGTCATTTCACAACACTACTCTTATAAAATAGTATGTCAATGCCCGAGAAAGTATGGATACAAACTTGGCATTTGTTGTCAGAAGACATACTTTATTTAAAACGGAAGGCTCTTAACAAGCCAGGTATTTGTATTtgttaattatttatgtttCACGTtccaactttttttaaaatgaaaaaaatcgTTTTAATTATTATGAAACACTGATAGCTACTAACAGTATAGTTAAATCGTTATAGatatacaaataatattttttaatacttCTTCAAAAATCACTTATAATTAAAAGAACATTTCATCTATATTTTGTAGATTTACAGTTGACAGATGATCAATTAAAAAACCTTACTTTGGTTGAAATTGAAAGATTACTTGTGGCCAACTCAACCAGTTTAATTAACTTTCCTTGCATGCCGATACCAAGTAAAGCTGTTATATCTTGTGCTGTAAATTCACTTATTTTGGAGGAAACTGTCTTACGACGTAGAAGAAATGAAGGCAGAGCACGCAAGCCTATATCATTCTTTATCAGATGAGCAAAAAACTGTTTATGAGATAATAATGACTGCAGTTGATAGCGGCGAGAGGGGATTATTCTTTCTGTACGGACATGGGGGAACAGGGAAGACATATATTTGGAAGACCATATGCTCGGCCTTACGTGGAAGGGGTGATATCGTACTTCCTGTAGCCTCAAGTGGTATAGCTTCGCTACTCCTTCCCAAAGGTAGGACTGCACACTCTAGATTTGGTATACCATTAGACTGCAATGAGAACTCAACATGTAACAAGATTAGACCTGATACCGATCTTAACGGACTTCTCAAAAAGACAAAGCTTATCATTTGAGATGAAGCACCAATGACGCACAGATACTGCTTTGAAGCATGGGATAGAAGTCTAAGGGATGTTATGAGATCGCCTAAAGAAAGTTGTTCTACAAAACCATTTGGAGGTTTAGTTGTTGTTTTAAGAGGAGACTTTAGACAGGTGTGTTGCCAGTTGTTCCTGATGGAAGCCGACATGATATTGTGCATGCCTCGATATGCTCTTGTCAACTTTGGAATTCTTGTGTAGTTCTCAAGTTAACTAATAACATGAGATTACATGTATTTAATCATAATGTACATTTTTATTACTATCTTACTTATactaaattatgttatttaatatttgtaatgaTATTCAAATTAATCATGATGTGTCAGCGTGGAACGTCTGCATCCACTTATATGAAGATACTAAAGAATTTGCAAAGTGGATACTTGACGTTGGTGATGGTTGTGCTGGAACTAGTCTTAGTGATGGAGAAGCTGATGTGAGAACATCAGACGATATTCTTATACAAAATGTTGAAAATCCTATTGCATCCATAGTACAAAATACTTATTCGGATGTATTGCATACATCGTCTACTCTTGAGACTTTCAAAGATAGAGCTATATTGGCACCCACCAACGAAATGGTGGATTCGATAAATGATTTTGTCATGTCTCTGATGTGTTCTGAAGAAAGAATATACCTTAGTTCTGATACATGATGCAAAGATGATGGAAAAGTTGATGTGGACGATGAAGTATTTTCAGTTGAATATCTCAACACGATCAAGTGTTTGGGATTGCTGAGTCATGAAATCAAACTGAAGGAGGAGTGCATCATCATGCTTCTAAGAAATATCGATCCATCAAATGAGCTTTGTAATGGCACTAGGATGATAGTAACTAAACTCGGGAACCGCGTGATTGAAGCCAAACTCAATTCGGGAGATAATGCAGGCAAAAAGTTTCCTATTGCCAGAATGATAATGAGCCCATCAGATTTCGCTAAGTTTCCCATAAGATTTCAAAGGAGGCAATTCTCGTTGAGTGtttgtgttgggaacttaatgaaatatcctaatcctagttttgatgataccaaaatcaataggtatcacttgtaatagactagaactgttcgaactcaagtgttagagttcttttctagtttagttgttgttctgaagactgaagactaaagccggaggactgaagactgaagctgaaatagaaattttattgaagaaaaataaaaacccttgagagcacaggcgcaaacaaggaggactgaagactggagactgaagttgccgactgatatgacgattaaggcaaagtcaaatactgatatttgactaaccagtccaagaatcagctacgactgattatttaatgcgagccacgtggattcagcgaactgatactaaagtcaagtattagttaaacatacttcctcggactgaacctctaaagtttaaaagaagccacgtactccagaagtacagccgcattaaatgcaaagatctcaggaccgtcctttctctgcagaggcccttcctttttggtgattaccttttcagagatgtcctatctcctgctcctcaaagtagccgttctcaccaaataaaGGAActtcaaagattgaagcctcagcccaagttcaaattactctctaacggaagaattcttgaagaccatttcagccaacggatctattcaagacgtctcctataaatagagctcgagaaTCACTTTAATCTTCACCGATTtaactacataagctgaaacgctgccgaattcgtcactcagcattcaaagtcattccaaagtttgaatcgaagaagagaatcacaaagccaaaaattagtcacagctgattacatacattctcttagaacttaggcaaatattgtatatccaaagctaggtataactgattacagagaacttgttctttgtaatctagttggcaagttttcgaacctcttttcaaccgaccgaattgagagtttgagttgtaaggagttcagaccagtgttctgactccaagagatcttagtctttgcggaggcatagttttgtctcagtgaagctaagagtgagaaatccaacccagtgtgtacTGAAGATAGGTTCTTCAGTTGTCTAGGTTTGatgtgcacccataagcacatgcccagtgaagttgtcagtctgatcaactgaccgtggatgtaggaagtgttttccgaaccacgtaaaaattcccTTGttatttatcgctttcagtatttacctttcttatctgtgctcaAACGTTTTATCAACTAAAACTGATTAATCGCAAAGTGGAACTTAAATCTTGACAACTCacttaatcacaaaggctatttcgaaataaaagttttccgctgccagtaATATTAGtcgaactgataaatcttcggatagtcagtgagattcatattactcctctattttacaaactcgactgaagcctaacgtgtatcagttaaagtctttgacttgatctgataactctttactgaagattatttagtatcagtcgtcaaccttagTCTTGCTAAAACTCTTTTAACTGAAAAAGGTTGTGTCAagtttgttttcgtttgaaaaatagcctataggtgtattccccctctcatacacctattcgagaccctccggaccttacagtttgttttgctatgacgataaacaaaagtcaaggtcagTCACTATCAAACGTAGGTCTATACCTGCCGAAACCCGTATTCACTCATGGCCAGTTGTATGTTGCTATCTCACGAGTCACTAGCAAAATAAGTCTCAAATTTTTTATATGTAACGAGAATGGTCAAACGAACAACACAACAACTAGTGTGGTTTAcgatgaaattttcgatagattgTAAGGTAAGTATTATATATTTTCGGTAATCATCTTCGTATTTTATAATCCGTAAAAAAATCTCATATTTTATAATTCGTAAAAAAATCTCATATTTTGTGTTCTGAAATTTATGATGAagttatatattattttctttatgtctaaattttatgatataattTCAGGACTTGTCACTGCCTTGCTTCGACTCGGAAATGTTTGGAGAGAGCATCAACAAGTTTGGTGTGATTTTTTACCATGTAGACTCTTAAAACAGACAtgtacttcttcttttttactaaaaataaacaaGGACTGAGTTCTATACTTTTTAGTTGTTTATCTGTAAATAaagattattaaaattttaatattattattgcataaaatactatttaaaaaatacttaatatattaaaatttaaaaattatcacGTCAAATGATACCCGTCGAATTGCGACGGGTTACTCACTAGTTTATAAATATATTCTGAGAGAGAACTCATAATTGACAGAAAAATAGAacccaattccgtgtaaacactgaaaaataaaaataaaaaatatagtactaGAAAGAactcataatatacataatgtaaaaattattatttggcTGAAATCACGAATGAGTAGGTTAACAATTATATGACTAGTTCTGTTAAGttctaattatattttattttagtatttaagagtattacattattattattattcaagtTCAAATTGAATATTAGCTATGAAATGAATACACGAATAAGCATTGTAGAGCTTGTTCTAGAGGAAACGAGTATTATACAAGAACTGAAAATAGGTAGATTAACACCATAAACAATTTAGAGAgggaaaaaataagaatgataaaattttcaaaggCTAGAGATTGAGTGTTATACTATTTCATgttaaaaattagaatagaaactatatttttatatttttaattaatatctatgaaataacaaaaatacccctataaattttaaaaaatccaaaGGGGTCCAGTGACCCCACTACCCCCCCTCTGGCTCCCCCTGGTTCCAAGGACTGTCCAACATTGGAAAGCTCAACGTTGATACATAGTTTACTCATCATCATAAAAGTAAATAATTatcttttatcatttaatttaagttttaattcattATTAGGATTGATAAATCCAAAACGCTCTCTGATTCACGTGGATAGATCAGCCTTTTTAGCACATACAACCCTTTTTCCTAGGAAGAGAACGCCCGAAGACATGCAACAAGGGGGAATGCCGGAGCTAAGGGGTCGTGTTCGAATCCACTTTGATTGGACACGAGctttaataaaatggttgatgatttttatgtagtggaaAAATAGTTTCATCATTgtatgaaatgagtggttgaaattgaataacaagttattttttataaatatttataaggATAAATGATAAGTAAAAAGTGTAAGACcatatttcaaaataaaaaagttgatATATACTTTTTACGAACACCAAATAAATGATAAAAGTAACATTCTTTTAACGGACgaatgaaataataaattactcccttcgtcgcTCAATCATTTTCCACGCTTTTCATTTTGATCGGTCTCCAAATCACATTCCTAacttatttttgaaaacaattcCACTAACTATCACCTTTACAATCTTCACCTTTACTAACTATCAcgtgattaatttttattaaaatttatgtcacCCTCCTTTAGAAATATATTTGAGAGACAGAAAATATATACTATTTTCTAAACTATATTAAcacttaaaataataaatataataatgagACGGAGCCAAATTCTGAATACTAGGTCTCATCAGCGTTAAACTCGTGCTACGGCAAGATTCGAAATTAGAATCGTGAATTAGTTAAAGAAAATGGCGCGTTTGTAATATGGTAAAATGCAACGACAAATTCGATCGAAATTCGTGACACAAATCTCATTCACCCCTTTCAACAGCCATAGCAGTAGATTAAATGAACAATTTAGGGAAGATAGCGAGCGACGACGATGAGGTGGAGCAGCTGCTGCGAGCAGCGCAGGATGACGTGCTTCTCAAACTCAGCGTCGATTCCCACACGGCGCGCGGCTCCGGCGCCGCCGCCATCGACCCAGATCTCGACCGCCGTTTCCTGGCCCTAAAGAAACCCCAGAAGCTCTCGAAACACGACGATTCTGTGAAGAATCCCCCAAAAGAAGCTCGCAAAGCGGCGGATGACGACCTGCTCATCAGATTCGCAGCCCTCAAGAGTTCACTTCCGTCAAACAGCAGCAATTTTACCAAGGAAGAAGAGGCAGCGGAGGAGGATGAGGAAGATGAAGTTGAGAAGGTGATCAGGTGGGCAACTGATGCCGCAAGGCTCGATCCTTCTCCTCCatccgatgatgatgatgatgatgatgatgttggagTCAGCAGAGGGAAAAAGAGCAAAAGAAAATGATCAAATATAGGGAATTGATTTCGTTTTTATGATTTCTGCAGGGAAATCATCCATCACCATGTATTCATTTCCCATTGTCATGATCACATACATTGCAATTCTATGAATGAACAAAATGATACATCCATACAAAACTCATTGTATATATCCTAGTCTAGAACAAGAATGGCAGCAACTATGTATGCATTGATTTGAATCCCTCTGTTAGACCCATCACTTTAGCTGACACCTTAGATTGCAATTTTGATACAGCTTGTCGAATGTCCTGTACAAAACCAAGATGTTGATATGAGATATGGCAATGTGAAGAGGATAAGCTTTACTGATGTATAAACACTTCTTCCATGCAGTTTCTTACTACATTATTCTAGCATTTGATGCTCATAGCTATGTGCCTGTAAAGATTAATTGATGACAAAATGGTACAGCTGCACTTTAATCTGTTTTATTTGTCTATTTCTAATTTTGGTTACTTCAGTTGAATGGAGGGTTGAGATAAAAACAAACTATCTATGGTAAAGGAACAAAGGGAGTAAATAACTCAGTTGTTTGGCAAATCAAACTGTTTGAAACAGTGCTATGGCACATAACAGCTTCATTTTAGGTGATTACCTCTAGATGGTAGCGAGATGAGAAATGACTCAACACTATGGTTTGGTTCCGAATCCATTGTGCATTTTCCATGATCTGTAAGTCGAAAATCAAATCTTCag
It contains:
- the LOC130994186 gene encoding uncharacterized protein LOC130994186 — encoded protein: MNNLGKIASDDDEVEQLLRAAQDDVLLKLSVDSHTARGSGAAAIDPDLDRRFLALKKPQKLSKHDDSVKNPPKEARKAADDDLLIRFAALKSSLPSNSSNFTKEEEAAEEDEEDEVEKVIRWATDAARLDPSPPSDDDDDDDDVGVSRGKKSKRK